Proteins encoded by one window of Burkholderia plantarii:
- the tadA gene encoding tRNA adenosine(34) deaminase TadA encodes MRLALAAAEEARAAGEVPVGAVLVRGDEVIARGFNHPISGHDPSAHAEMAALRAAAQTLGNYRLPGCELYVTLEPCLMCSGAIMHARIARVVYGAADPKTGACGGVVDAFANPQLNHHTSVTGGVLADECGDTLRAFFAERRRASREARRAQAAAAAQAASAGPCGGAEPDAPASGAD; translated from the coding sequence ATGCGGCTCGCGCTGGCCGCGGCCGAGGAGGCGCGGGCCGCCGGCGAGGTGCCGGTGGGCGCCGTGCTGGTGCGCGGCGACGAGGTGATCGCGCGCGGCTTCAACCATCCCATCAGCGGCCACGACCCGTCCGCGCATGCCGAGATGGCCGCCCTGCGTGCGGCCGCGCAGACGCTCGGCAACTACCGGCTGCCCGGCTGCGAACTCTACGTCACGCTCGAGCCGTGCCTGATGTGCTCCGGAGCGATCATGCATGCGCGGATCGCGCGCGTGGTGTACGGCGCGGCCGATCCGAAGACGGGCGCTTGCGGCGGCGTGGTCGACGCGTTCGCGAATCCGCAGCTGAACCATCACACGAGCGTGACGGGCGGCGTGCTGGCCGACGAATGCGGCGACACGCTGCGCGCGTTCTTCGCCGAACGCCGCCGTGCCTCGCGCGAGGCACGGCGCGCACAAGCCGCGGCGGCGGCGCAGGCCGCGTCCGCCGGCCCGTGCGGCGGCGCCGAGCCCGATGCGCCCGCGTCCGGCGCAGACTGA
- the ldcA gene encoding muramoyltetrapeptide carboxypeptidase yields MTNPSSLPRTIRLLAPSGYPHDPLAVQRALERLSNAQHVLQNLTAVERRYLRFAGTDGERAADLNHLADPSQPLPDIGLAVRGGYGAARILHGLDYRGLESRLRDQPIALCGHSDFTAIQLALLAKSRVKTFGGPMLSADFGAETPSEFTMTQFWSTLTQPSTTIVAEVPQQQSADVAGTLWGGNLAILASLVGTPYMPQIEGGILFIEDVNEQPFRIERMIYTLHFAGILARQQALVLGQFTGARAFDYDNGYDMQSVIDQMREVIGIPIITGLQFGHVPDMLTLPVGGQARLVANEHGFRLTLSDYPVLAG; encoded by the coding sequence ATGACGAATCCTTCTTCCCTGCCACGCACGATCCGCCTGCTGGCGCCGTCCGGCTACCCGCACGATCCGCTCGCGGTGCAGCGCGCGCTCGAACGCCTCAGCAACGCGCAGCACGTGCTGCAGAACCTGACCGCGGTCGAGCGGCGCTACCTGCGGTTCGCCGGCACCGACGGCGAACGCGCGGCCGACCTGAACCATCTCGCCGATCCGTCGCAGCCGCTGCCCGACATCGGGCTCGCGGTGCGCGGCGGCTACGGCGCCGCGCGCATCCTGCACGGGCTCGACTACCGCGGGCTCGAAAGCCGCCTGCGCGACCAGCCGATCGCGCTGTGCGGCCACAGCGATTTCACGGCGATCCAGCTCGCGCTGCTCGCGAAGTCGCGCGTGAAGACGTTCGGCGGCCCGATGCTGTCGGCCGATTTCGGCGCCGAGACGCCGAGCGAATTCACCATGACGCAGTTCTGGTCGACGCTCACGCAACCGTCCACGACGATCGTGGCCGAGGTGCCGCAGCAGCAGTCGGCGGACGTGGCGGGCACGCTCTGGGGCGGTAACCTCGCGATCCTCGCGTCGCTGGTCGGCACGCCCTACATGCCGCAGATCGAGGGCGGCATCCTGTTCATCGAGGACGTCAACGAGCAGCCCTTCCGCATCGAGCGGATGATCTACACGCTGCATTTCGCCGGCATCCTGGCGCGCCAGCAGGCGCTGGTGCTGGGCCAGTTCACCGGTGCGCGCGCGTTCGACTACGACAACGGCTACGACATGCAGTCCGTGATCGACCAGATGCGCGAGGTGATCGGCATCCCGATCATCACGGGCCTGCAGTTCGGCCATGTGCCGGACATGCTGACGCTGCCGGTGGGCGGCCAGGCGCGGCTCGTCGCGAACGAACACGGCTTCCGCCTGACCCTGTCGGACTATCCGGTGCTGGCCGGCTGA